The proteins below are encoded in one region of Danio rerio strain Tuebingen ecotype United States chromosome 14, GRCz12tu, whole genome shotgun sequence:
- the foxo4 gene encoding forkhead box protein O4 has product MEEENVPPIDPDFEPQTRPRSCTWPLPRPDISAVKAGGTDGSESAAGTPPAEEDKHDPQPIICDPEKIAVSEGGLVAGVGGATPRKGSSRRNAWGNQSYADLISQAIENSPEKRLTLAQIYDWMVKTVPYFKDKGDSNSSAGWKNSIRHNLSLHNKFLRVHNESTGKSSWWMLNPEGGKTGKAHRRRATSMDNSGKLLKSRIRAKQTKKQAGAAGIGGTGGGLQGEGTSGTGNADSPGPPGQFGKWGVNSSSPSSRGSLDDPDIWTSIRPRTSSNASTLSGRLSPIATGQEDEDDLPEDGLLGGYSSGNLPSTLPETLMEELDLIDGLTLMTAPQGGASPSMAPPAPPQPLPSASTLLPRGSSFPSFRQLQPTKASQGSTPPGPQSSVQPNAGSSTSSPSNFGNSLFSPLPGPGHSGFSTHVPSSLEALLTSDSPPPSDVMMTQMDPLMPSQGGGGLLGLGGSMSSSQVKAGQMMLSKGIDTSTVGQMSLQRPPQLQHSQMGFGMMHMAMSQEPPQLSTVKTQHQVPGSGLLHHGVIPSPAGNGGLQGLGQFSTMPCFIPSQDRLPTDLDIDMFTENLDCDVEYIINSDLMDGDLVDFNFDPIIQGGQGYTGPATTQSSSHNWVPS; this is encoded by the exons ATGGAGGAAGAAAACGTACCCCCGATTGACCCAGATTTTGAGCCGCAGACCAGACCGAGGTCATGTACATGGCCGCTGCCCAGACCCGACATCTCAGCTGTCAAAGCTGGGGGGACAGACGGCTCCGAGTCTGCTGCTGGGACCCCGCCCGCCGAGGAAGATAAACACGACCCTCAGCCAATCATCTGCGATCCTGAGAAAATCGCGGTCTCGGAGGGCGGGCTCGTCGctggagtgggcggagctacgCCTCGGAAAGGCTCTTCCCGGCGTAATGCCTGGGGTAATCAGTCCTACGCAGATCTGATCAGCCAGGCTATTGAAAACTCGCCAGAAAAGCGACTTACTCTGGCACAGATCTACGATTGGATGGTAAAAACGGTGCCGTATTTTAAGGACAAAGGAGATAGTAACAGTTCTGCAGGGTGGAAG AACTCTATTCGTCATAATTTATCGCTCCACAACAAGTTTCTGCGAGTGCACAATGAATCCACAGGAAAGAGCTCTTGGTGGATGCTTAACCCTGAGGGGGGCAAGACTGGCAAAGCCCATCGGCGTCGTGCCACTTCTATGGACAACAGCGGCAAACTGCTCAAAAGTCGTATACGGGCAAAGCAGACTAAAAAGCAGGCTGGAGCAGCTGGGATTGGAGGCACAGGAGGTGGCCTGCAGGGTGAGGGGACCTCTGGCACAGGGAATGCAGACAGTCCTGGGCCTCCAGGTCAGTTTGGAAAATGGGGAGTGAACAGCAGCAGCCCTTCCTCCCGTGGCAGCCTGGATGACCCAGACATTTGGACAAGCATCAGGCCACGGACAAGCTCCAATGCCAGTACACTGAGCGGTAGGCTTTCTCCAATTGCTACAGgacaggaggatgaagatgatctACCTGAGGATGGACTTCTTGGTGGCTATTCATCAGGGAATCTTCCTTCAACACTACCTGAAACCCTCATGGAAGAACTGGATTTGATTGATGGGCTCACTTTAATGACTGCTCCACAAGGGGGTGCAAGCCCAAGCATGGCTCCTCCTGCCCCACCGCAGCCTTTGCCCTCAGCATCCACTCTGCTGCCTCGAGGATCCAGCTTTCCCTCATTTAGGCAGCTCCAGCCAACGAAGGCCTCTCAAGGATCCACTCCACCTGGGCCACAGAGCTCAGTTCAGCCTAATGCAGGATCCAGCACATCAAGCCCATCAAACTTCGGAAACTCCCTTTTTAGCCCTCTGCCTGGTCCAGGTCACAGTGGTTTCAGCACTCATGTGCCCTCCAGCCTCGAAGCTCTCCTGACCTCTGATTCGCCCCCACCCAGTGATGTCATGATGACCCAGATGGACCCTCTGATGCCGAGTCAAGGAGGTGGGGGCCTTTTGGGGCTCGGGGGATCTATGTCTAGCAGCCAAGTTAAAGCAGGGCAGATGATGTTGAGCAAAGGCATTGACACAAGCACGGTGGGACAGATGAGCCTCCAGCGTCCACCCCAACTCCAGCACTCACAGATGGGCTTTGGAATGATGCACATGGCCATGAGCCAGGAACCACCTCAGCTCTCAACTGTAAAGACCCAGCATCAGGTGCCAGGTTCTGGGCTTCTGCACCATGGAGTGATTCCCTCACCTGCTGGAAATGGGGGCTTGCAAGGATTGGGCCAATTTTCAACAATGCCGTGCTTCATACCCTCACAGGACCGTCTGCCTACAGACTTAGATATTGACATGTTCACCGAAAACCTGGACTGTGATGTGGAATATATCATCAACAGTGATCTCATGGATGGAGACTTGGTTGACTTCAACTTTGACCCCATCATACAGGGTGGACAGGGTTATACTGGGCCAGCGACCACACAGAGCTCCTCCCACAACTGGGTGCCCAGCTAA